The nucleotide window AGAGATCCATCGCTGTAGTAGTAATAAGTTGTTTCAATGAAAAAACATCTTGGGAATGTCGCTGGAACAGGATGTGCTCATCGAATCCGCTGTCATTCCGCTGCCGCCCCAAATCCGGGCCTTGTCCCGGGCCACCACCGACGACCATGTGCGCTATCTCCTGGCGGACGAGGTGGACCTGGGCAATACCATTGAGACAGGGCTCATCATGCGGGAGCTTAATCTGAGCGGGCTGGTGAGACGGATGCTGGTTATTGCCCCGAATTTACTTCGTAAAATAGATCTGACCCCTTTTCTTCATCTAAAATTGACCCCGAAAGGACTGTTTACCCAGCGGGTCTGCGAAATGCGCTGCCATTTCGGAAACGCAATTGTATTCTTAACAGTTATCTGTTATATTATCATATAACAGGAGGTGTTGCATTATGCCCGAGACAAGAATGCTCCATATCAGGTTTCCAGCGGGAGTGGTGGAACAAATGGCCGCACATCTTAAATCCCGTGGCGTCAACCGGAACAGTTTCATTGTCAATGCGGTGGCTGAAAAATTACGCCGTGAGATGCAGGTGAAATCTTTTATAGAAACCCGGGGAGTTTTAGAACCCGAGGACGCGCCTGAATGGTCCTCGAATACGGGTGCGGAATGGGTTGAAAAAATACGCGAAAAAGATAGGGTCTCGCCATGGGATATTTGATTGACACCTGTGTGTTGATTGACCACCTCACCGGTAGGCTTTCACCAAGAGTTACAGCGTGGCTGGAAGAAACGATATTATCTGGGGCCGCCTTTACTAATGTAATCATTTACCATGAGCTCTTGACCGGAGCACGGACAGCCAGGGCTCAGAAAGCAATTAAATCTCTTCTCGAAAACTGGGAAACGATCCCGATCAACCGGGAAATCGCTGAAGCCGCCGCAACGTTAAGGCGGGAATGGGCGGAAAAGGGCAAGGTTATGGGCATGGCCGACAGCTTTATCGCTGCTACAGCGGCGGTGCAGGGGAAGAAGGTAGTCACCTCGAATCTTAAAGATTTTCCCGTATCCATAGC belongs to Desulfotomaculum sp. and includes:
- a CDS encoding VapC toxin family PIN domain ribonuclease, with amino-acid sequence MGYLIDTCVLIDHLTGRLSPRVTAWLEETILSGAAFTNVIIYHELLTGARTARAQKAIKSLLENWETIPINREIAEAAATLRREWAEKGKVMGMADSFIAATAAVQGKKVVTSNLKDFPVSIALSPEKVAGG